From the Ipomoea triloba cultivar NCNSP0323 chromosome 8, ASM357664v1 genome, the window TTTCCGGTCCGCTTCTTCTTGGTGGGCACCGCAACCAATCCCGACGAACAACCCTCGTCGATAAGCTTCGTACCAAGACTAAACCTATAGTCTCTAAAGCACTAACAGGACACTGACGTAGGTAATTTAGCTTGTAGCATTTTCTCCAACTCATACAAATATCCACCTTTAAATCTAGTGTCAACATTTTTCGTTCCTAAATTATGGAATCAACCAAATAAGAAACTAAAACAGTATCCTCTTCATGTGTCCACCTCCTTGCCTTTCCTTTTGAACTTCCTACGTCGGTGGTTGTCATAGTTGCTTTCTAAATTCAAAAGTTAATAGCAcaagataaataattaaaatacattaaaaactTAACATTTGAAAAACTTCAATGTATTGAGAATATAAATGGAGTTTTACATATAACAAACATCAAAGCTAATAATGTCACTCATTACATAATAACATAGTTCAAACACAATGAAAGAACAACCATAACTCTAAGGTTGCCTAGATGCTTGCCATTCATTGAACATTTGTGTTGCTAATTTAATGCGCCAATTTGTCTAAGCATCCGATGGCTCAACTGTATTTATTACATTGTCTTGACTATGTTTGTTTACTCTTACAAACTCACTAAAAACATTCTCCAATGGATCGACACTCATAACTTGTCTAGTAAAGTTATAAAGTAAACAACATGCTATAATAATGCGACAATGTGTTCTTATCGGGTAATATGACGGACTTTTAAGAATAGCCCATCTCATTTTTAGTAATCCAAAACACCTTTCAATCACATTGTGGGCAGCTGCatgtttcatattaaaatattcttctGGACTTGTTGGTTGATAACATTGACGCCATTCATTTAGGTGATACCTTTGGCCCCTAAATGGTGCTAAAAAGCCCTCAAAATTTGTATAACCCGCATCAACTAGATAATAACATCCTATATATAAAGCACTAATTAAATAAGTGACTTTATCATTTGAAAATATCTTACAACAAAATTTCAGAACTTAATTCTAGACAAGCTTTTCAGTTAAGTGTGTCAAACAGAGCTTTAATTTCAATGagttagcttattagctacTAGCTAGCTTTTTAACTTCAGCTATTAACTTTTCAACTTTAAACTTTCAGTTAGTTTATAAATTACCTATCATAAgtagtagcgtttcaaaattagttattaactactaatttttaaatttttaattttaaactagCTTATAAGTTAAGTATACGAAGCAAGAGTCATAGTGACACACTGCATGGAGtataaaaactaaatatatcaacacaatatatttaaaaagtcaACATATTTACCGATTTTTGTGGCGCAACAAAATTTCACGTGCATATTTGCAATTCCAAGCAGTACGATCGCACATGACCCTCAATTGTTAagggtccaatttttttttttaaatactttatatataatttaatatttttatatttaataaatatttttagaatCTATATATTGATCTTATTTgtaagtaaatataaaattttagaagtaatTGATATCAAAatttaggtgcataaatttgtatttaaatatgtgcagaaatgtcactaattttaaattaaattttgaattgtattttttttctttgttgaattttatgcattatattttgaccaaaaaatttagttactttttcacttttgtcatAGAATACAATAAGTTGAAGTCTATATGGATTTGGACTGAATTAGTTTAGTTATAGAGATTTTCTAGATCTTTTAgacttaaatttttatatttcataCATCTTTTTTggattatattttttacttttataaatagataTCTCTTTGTACCATTATATTGAaattcgacccgtctcacggattgagacttgtgagacggtctcacacaaatttttgtcaaaacaaaaataataaaagtctaaattaaactattagacGGGACCCATATTTTTAATGTAACGACCCTGATGATTCCAAAGAGCCACGACCCATCCCACCCTCTCAACTCTCTTCTTCCATAACTCAATAATGTGTGATGTGAATAGGTATGAACTCACAGTACATAATTTGGCATATATCCCATTATCAATTATTCACATAAACTACGCAGATGTCGGATGTCCAAAGGAGTTCACGTGCATttggttttgacttttgaggcCCTTGCTTCCTTTGCATGGCTCAAACTATCTTCATCCCTAATTCCAAATTTTACTACATATACTCTAAAATTCTACTCCTTCACTTTAATTTACTTCATGATGTGTCAAACGATGATGAAATAATTTCATCATGTGAATCTTAAAAAAAGCATCTACATAAAAAATTTGTAAGAAAAggtaaaaattgagagtaatAAATATGAGTCCATatagtattttcttttcttgataTTGTGATGACCAATCGACtagtaattgtttttttttttaaaaaaaaacttgcttTTCTCTATCATTCTATTAATCAGAATAGAGCATGTTAATAAAGACAGAAATAGATATTACTTTTGTCATTAAAAtctctatataatatttttttataacactatatatatatatatatatatatatatatatatttgttttcatATGAGAATTAGTTTTTAGGTGTGAAAGTGTGGCCGAATCCTCACTGTTGATTTGAAAGTAAGAATTAGACCACACCTAAATACTAATTCTCATATGAAAACAAATCTATATATAGGATCACATAATGTGAATGAATactttaagtaaaaaaataagattaaatCTCAACTATACATCTAGTCTAAATTAACATCCTAAATtgaagattaattaaaaatgtgcggtgacattattataattttgaataaGTCAGATTGTTTTTTATCAGTTTTTGAGGCCCAAAATCCCAAAAACTAACAAATGGAGTTGCTCTAATggtaattattaaatataagtaatatataacaattaattaaaactatagacaaaaaattgtgtgagaccgtttcacagATCTTTGTCTGTGAGATAGTTCGCGccaatatgaaaatgtagtgtttatattgaaaattatccGTAAGAGCATTCCTGaaatttttttgtgatttttgaggagtttttgtaagtatgattagaAAATAGGATATGagaggaaagagaaaaaaaaaagaaaaagaaaaaagaaaaataatgaattctgacaacaacaacaacaacaacaacaacaacaaaaaaaaaaaaattgcctaaAAGTCAGAGTGCCCGTGGCGGGCGACCATTCTGACACGTCCCGACGAGCTTGATGTTGAGCCTCAAATGCGCGAATgcactgttttttattttttatccttCTCCTGTACAATTCTTAAATTTGCAGGAGAAAATTTTGTTCAAAATCTACGCTCTACATTAGTTGCTTTAGTTTTTAACATGTTTTTAGTCTGCAAAAAACTTCAAACAAACCTTTGGTATAGATGCTCTAAAATGGTCTACTTCGCCCCCTTTGTGTTTGTTAGACATTATTTCTTCGGGGTCATCATCTAATGAAgttgttatttttcaaaaaaaaaaaaaatggtctcatataagttttatataaagatgaaaattgcaatttatttatatttgttttcaattcaattatctTTAAACACATCCGAATAAATACGGCACCGCCACACACAGCTACCATTCGTCCATTCGCACTAGCGCCGCGTGTTCAATCTAATCATAATCACCCTTCATTGACTAATCCAAGTCCCAATTCCCAAACCAAAATATCCCCAACCACCTTACTCCATTCATTACAATATAACAACAAACTTCTAACTAACTACATACGATCTCCATATACTCCCTCATCAAGGAAACcaataattgaattgaagaaaaatgacGATGAGGCTAGAAATAATGTACTCCTGTTTATTAGTAACGTTGATTGTGAGCGGCGGTTTGGTAAAGGGAGCAGAGGACTTGCAGGGCAAGTGCGGGAAAGACATCCAGAAGGTGGCGGCGTGCCTGAGCTTCGCGACTGGGAAGGCGGAGAAGCCGGGGAAGGAATGCTGCGACTCGGCGTCGAGCATCGACGCGAGTGAGCGCCCGCTTTGCTTTTGCTATATCATAGAGCAGGCGCACAATACATCTAACACTCAGATACAGAGCTTCGGTATTCGGGTTGATCGATTGCTTCGGCTCCCTTCTGATTGCAGCATCCACGACGTCAACGTCACTACCTGTCCCAGtaagttttaagtttgatttAAGAGTTActactaaactttcaaattcatCATCTTACGATTTTCATCTAATAAGTTAATCACCCATAGTGATTTCACTATTAAATTTTAGGAAGAAGTgtcaaatatattaatataccaTTGAACTTATTGTTTtttgcaattgggccattgaacttaaaaaaatgtgtaattctaccatcaaacaagcaaactttgtgcaattagactatttttacaaaaattttcaggtaaaattcaattatattactaacatatatgtattaagagtgacattttcttctaccatactagttgggagtcaatattgaaatgtttttaactcaaattgaattaaaaatttttgtaaaaatggtccaattgcacaaattttgcttgtttgatggttgaattgcacactttttaagtttaatgacccaattgcacaaaagcgacaagttcggtggcctatttgacactttttcctaaattTTAACTAGTTGGTCGTGGCTGTTCTATTAAGACCAGAGCTGATTAAATTTTGAAACCTGAAAAATTATAGGTGATTacttaaataaaaagaaataggattaaacgtgataaaattaatatcacgtgtcattaactattaatttaattttttggattgaattggatcaaactctttttttttaattaattaattaattttgatattgataAATTGTATGTACACACTGCACACATATATGCATCCAAGCTTTTTCTTAGTAGAAAATCTTCTCCAATTCAATTTAgtctaaaatattttgtaaagttttttttttcactattgattttttttatttcattttaatttttagtttttaactgATTTATTCTACTGTTAGTTTTTTTGACTTTTAAAGATActcaatttttaattcaatatattCAGAAAGTTCTTATGTGTTACTTCAATACCTCTTTACTGTATGGCTCTGTTTGtcatgctttatatatatataaaagactagttgaaaattaaaatgttaactAATTGAAACTAGTAGaagtatttgataaaattgGTCATTAAGGTAGCATGATATGTCAACATTCTTGATTTGGATGAGACTTGAACTTGTGACCTTTTGTTTGAAAGGTAATAATGATgtcatcaaatcacaaaatACTTGACcgtaaatgtgtatatatatagtattataatTGCTATAATATGGGTAGTTATTAGATGTGTTTTTTAAGTTggttttagaattttaattttaattaaagaagtGGAGTAATTGTCATTTTAATAATGATGGTGATGAGTTGACAAATGTATGAATGAATGagataaaatgtaaattttgcCTGAGATGAAATCATAGGAGAGGAGGGAAAAGATgatgaaaaataaaagtattttacTTAGTAGCTTTACAAATTGTTGATTAGTTGAGTCACCATAATTTATCTCTTTATAAATTGTCGGGGCAAGGTGTGGAGGCATTTAAGGTGGGCAATTCCACCTTTTGTTATGAGAAAATAAGGGGTGGTGGaaagttttaattaaatgatggaaataatttgattaattggtGGTTCTCAgctaaagatcttgtggtctagtggcacccagtgttCCGATTTAcattcccacatggatgatgggagtgaggttcgagccttagtggaggcaactgttgactctatattgtaacaaagtcagtactcaataaaaaaattagtttatgtttaaataataaTCATAGTAAATAGttaactactatgtagtgtgatgacatctTTGTTACTATTATTCACAAGATTGAAAAatctatatttttcttataaatataataatattataagtattatattttcatgttTATCCGTGAGAGTGTGAGACTATATCATACAAATGGGATTCTATATTGATTGATATATACGATGAACAGAGCTGTTGAATCTTCCGGCGAACTCTCCCGACGCCGCTTTCTTCACCAACTCTTCTGGTTCCACTACTCCCGTGGTCGCAGCAGGCACTGCTCCCTCCAATGCCTTCAAGCATAATCCCCTGCAGCTTGCTGGACACTTACCGGTTGCGGTAGCCATCATCTGTTTCAcattttggaaaatgttttaaATGTAGTTACgataaatataatttctatGCTGTTTTAGTCTTTTAGAACGCCatacttatattttaaaaaaatttacctcTGGAGTGTAATCTTTATGTAATTTTCAAGTTCATTGACTTTGGTTTTCCACTTAATCAAAGTAGTTAGGGaactaattttgtttttttttttttgtttttgcttttttttttaaatatactcGTAAACAGTGGCAATTTTATATtgagaaaaatgcaattttaaggtgtgtttggttgacaggtttagctGTCAGGATTGAGTATTAAAGTCATTGTAATTGGTTGGTTTACagatttttagaacactactatgaattttgattaccccattaattgcaaaacacattccctaataaaataaggttttcatttcccttcctcctccgcttccccaactattaataatcattcacattccaacCTACTacccaaacatgcaaaatactttcaccaaaacccattactattaccaaatatttgatacgcattctgattccgattcccatctgcgaaccaaacacaccttagtCTCCCAATTTTTCTTTGCTAGCGATTTTAGTCTAACTTTTTATCGTTGTAATATACATCcctaactcttcaaaaaaaagttAACATTTCTATCCCttgaaacaataaaattattcaactctattaaaattttaatttatatatggttattttaaaattttgttatctttttttttttttgttttttcataacATTGTAAGTTTTGGtatttaattagtaaaatagaaaattaacaACCTTCTTTCCTAAATTTTTCCTTTTGAACTGTGGCACATCTTTCATATTTCTCTACACAACTCACATAAAATcatgttatttattttacaaatgaaatattgagactaaacaatattataattaaagaagaaatattaaaatgtactaaAATACACATGTACAGATgtattaagtaaaattttaatagagtttaataattttgttgctCTAAAAGTTAAAATTTCAACTTCTTTTTG encodes:
- the LOC116027155 gene encoding non-specific lipid transfer protein GPI-anchored 1-like; its protein translation is MTMRLEIMYSCLLVTLIVSGGLVKGAEDLQGKCGKDIQKVAACLSFATGKAEKPGKECCDSASSIDASERPLCFCYIIEQAHNTSNTQIQSFGIRVDRLLRLPSDCSIHDVNVTTCPKLLNLPANSPDAAFFTNSSGSTTPVVAAGTAPSNAFKHNPLQLAGHLPVAVAIICFTFWKMF